CCCCGGGTCACCTTCCTGGGCTGGAGCGACGTGCCGGAACTGCCCGAAGACCTGCGCCGGCTCGCGAGCTCCGACCGCGTGTCTTGGCAATCGGATGAGACCCTGTCCTACCGAGGAGACGGCCACCCGACGCCGAAGGCCAACGGCCTGATCGCCCGGGCCATCGCGCACGGCTTCTTCTCTCGGATGAGAGAACGGAGAAGCCTGACACCGGCTAGGAGAGTTCCTTGAAGGCGGCGGGCAGGTGCGAGAGGACGTCCTGGGCGGTCATGGCATAACCGGTCTTCTCGGCCTCGGCCAGCTCCCCGGCCCGGCCGTGCAGCCAAGCCCCCAGAGCCGCGGCCCAGAAAGCCAGGTCCCCGCGCCCCCGCCCCGAGGCCAGCATCTGCCCCCAGAGCCCGGCGATGAGCCCCGTGAGCACGTCCCCGGTGCCGCCCTTGGCCAGGCCCGGACAGCCCGTCGGATTGACCGCCGTGCGCGAGCCGCTCGAAATCAAGGTCCCGCGCCCCTTCAAAAGCGCCACCCCGTTCCACTCCCGAGCCAACCGCTCCGCGCAAGCCATCCGATCTTCCTTGACGCGCTTGGCGTCCGACCCCAGGCAGCGCGCCATCTCCCCCGGATGCGGCGTGAAGATGCAGGGCAGCTTGCGGCCCTTCATCAGCTGGCGCACCCCCGAAGCTTCCTGGGCGGCCAATATGTTCAAGGCGTCCGCGTCCACCACGGCAGGCAAAGGCAAGGCGCTCAAGGCCAGCAGCACGAACTTGGCCGTGTCCGAGTTCTGGGAAAGCCCCGGCCCGATGGCCAGCACCGAATACTCGGACTCCCGGTGCGCGCCGCGCAAGCGCGAGACCCCCTCCGGCCGCAGACAGCCGGTGGCGTTCTCGGGCAGGCCGATGGTGAGCGCCTCCGGAGCCTGCGCGGCCACGAGGCTCTGGATGCCGGTCGGGACCGCGGCCGTCACCAGGCCCGCGCCCGAGCGCAGGGCCGCCCGCGCCGCCAGGACCGCGGCCCCGGACATGTTGCGCGAGCCGGCCACGAGCAGCACATGACCGAAGACCCCCTTGTGGTCCGCGGGCTCGCGCCGGACCAAGGCCTCGCGCAGCTCGGACTTGGAAAGAGCCTTCATGCCTTATCCTCCTTGAGCGCCACGGCCACGGCATAGTCCTCGCCGTGCGACAAAGAAAGCTTCAGGCCGGCCGCCCGCTTGCCCCTGATGAGCACGCTCGGCTTGCCGCGGCTGTCGCGCTCGACCGAGATGTCCTTCAAGGCGATGCGCTCCTGGCCCAAGGCCTTCCAGACCGCCTCCTTGGCCGCGAAGCGCACGGCGTAGTGCGGCCAAGGGTCCTTATGCTCGCGGCAGTAGGCGATCTCGCCCTTGGTGAACACCCGGGCCAGGAAACCAGGCGTGCGCCGGATCACCCGGCGGATGCGGTGCACCTCGACGATGTCGAGCCCGATCTCCATCTAGGGCGTCCCCAAGTAGCGCAGGCTCCCGGACGGCTCGACGACCGCGAGCATCTTCAGGCAGTGCCCGCCCCGGCCCGATGTGCGGGGGACATCCTTCTCGTTGGACCAGCCCACCGGCTGGGACGGTCGTCCTTCCAGGTATGAGACCCCGGGATCCGGATGGTCCACGCACCAGACCACCGGCTTGCCCGCGAACTCCTGGGGGCTGGCCGCGACCTGCTCATAGGAAAGAGCGAGCTTGTAGGCCAGCGCCTCCTGGGGAGAAAGAGCCTTCACCTCCTCGCGCCGGGAGCGCGCCAAGTCGAAGCGGCCGGCCAGCCAGACAAAAACAGGCTCCCAGGGCAGCAGCGCGATCAGGATGCCCACGAGTACTCCCAGCACGAAGGACCGCGTCCCCACGTGCTGAGGCCGGGAGAAGTGCGACCAGGACGGCAGGTTACTCGACGGTGACACTCTTGGCCAGGTTCCTCGGCTGGTCCACGTCGCAGCCGCGCAGGTCCGCGATGTGATAGGCGAACAGCTGCAGGGGCACGACGTTGACGATCGGCGAGAGCAGCTCCGGCGCCGGCGGCAGCTTGATCTGATAGTCGGCGCCGGGCAGGGGCGGCGCGCCCTCCGTCACCAAGGCGATCACCTGCGCCCCACGGGCCTTGGCCTCCTGGCAGTTGGACGCCATCTTGTCGTAGGTCGCCGCGCGCGTGGCGATGGCCACGATGGAGACC
This genomic stretch from Elusimicrobiota bacterium harbors:
- a CDS encoding NAD(P)H-hydrate dehydratase; this encodes MKALSKSELREALVRREPADHKGVFGHVLLVAGSRNMSGAAVLAARAALRSGAGLVTAAVPTGIQSLVAAQAPEALTIGLPENATGCLRPEGVSRLRGAHRESEYSVLAIGPGLSQNSDTAKFVLLALSALPLPAVVDADALNILAAQEASGVRQLMKGRKLPCIFTPHPGEMARCLGSDAKRVKEDRMACAERLAREWNGVALLKGRGTLISSGSRTAVNPTGCPGLAKGGTGDVLTGLIAGLWGQMLASGRGRGDLAFWAAALGAWLHGRAGELAEAEKTGYAMTAQDVLSHLPAAFKELS
- the acpS gene encoding holo-ACP synthase — translated: MEIGLDIVEVHRIRRVIRRTPGFLARVFTKGEIAYCREHKDPWPHYAVRFAAKEAVWKALGQERIALKDISVERDSRGKPSVLIRGKRAAGLKLSLSHGEDYAVAVALKEDKA
- a CDS encoding SIS domain-containing protein, with product VSIVAIATRAATYDKMASNCQEAKARGAQVIALVTEGAPPLPGADYQIKLPPAPELLSPIVNVVPLQLFAYHIADLRGCDVDQPRNLAKSVTVE